GTTCTACAAGCAACTTTGGCTCAGTCTTGTCAAACTCAATCTTTCTAAGAATCCTTCTGATTTCCTCTTCCGATAGTGGCATTTCATCTTTTATAGAAAAACTAAAATATAAATCCTTGCTTATATTGAAACTTCTAATTTTATTAAACCAAGATATGATAGTTTAAGGAGAATCTCAATTAACTGAGAGGGATTAAGTCCCGTTTTTTCCATTAAATCATCAAGTATTAATGGAATATCCACTCTATTCATATTCAGTGAAACTAAGTAATCTAATACTTCTACATCTAATCTGTTCAGCACTCCATATTCTGTGAATAATGTTTTGATGCTCTCTCTTAATTCTTCTAGTGAAGTTATTATTCCTTTAAATGTATTCTTAGGATGCTCACTTTCATCAATTCTATGAAAATCTCTTGGGAAGCTTCTACGAATTTCTTCAAACTTAGCCTTCAGAGTTCTTACTTGTTCTTTAAGCTCTTCGCCTCCACCTGAGGATTCTTCCATAACTCTTTCGAGACGAGAAAACAATGTGTCCAACGCATGTACTTTTTCTTCAAATAATTTTTTAGAAGATTCAAATATTGTGGATAGACTATTAATTACTTCCTTTAGTCTTTCGAAATTTTGATTAAGAATTCTTAATAGTTCCTCATATTCTTCTTTTAATTCATCTAGACTAAGATCTTCACGATCAAGTGATTTATAAATTCGATTTCCATAATCTTTGAGGGCTAGATCTATTCCTCTGTATTCCTGTTCTTCACTTGATAACTTGTTAAGATATTCTTGGCTGTTTTCAAAGAATTTATATAACCATCTAATGGAGTTAATTATGCTTCCTAGCAATTCATGGATTTCTATTTCTTTCTCATGAATTTGTGATATAAGTTTATAATGATTGTCAACTCTTTCCTTAACTTTTGTCAGATAATTCAGAATAGTATCCAAGTGCTCTGGCAATTCTCTTAAACTTAGTTCTACTAAATCACTTTCAGAAGCGTGATTCCCTACATTTACTAATGTCTGAGCATCAACTAAGAATGGAATACGTTTTAATATTTTCCGATAAACACGCACTATTTTACTGACAATGGTTTCTTGATTCCAATCATTACTTAATAAGCCATGCTGACGTAATTGTTGCCCTATTTCATATATACTAGATAATCTATCTGTTGCATTTCTAATATTTTCACTAATTTGGTTAGAAAGCCTTTGTAATCTTTGATAATATTCACTTAATTTCAAAATTTTTACCTCAAATGCATAGCATTCGCCCCTTCCATATTTTTTAATGAAATCTCCTTGTATTTGAGGCAACCTTGGTTCCAATGATCTTAGTATATCATTTATTTCATCGTCAGTAAAGGACTCTCTGTTAATGAGCTTCGGAATTTCAACTTCTAGTGTCTGAATTTCCTGTTCCTCCTTAAATGATATTCTTCTTAATCCTAGTACAGAGAGATCATTCTTTAATTTTTCTATTCTTCTTCTTAATTCAATGGGGGAAGGTAGTTGATTTCTTAACTCGTCGATTTTCCTAATAAATTCTCTTAACAATTCATCAACGTTGTCCAAAAAATGTTCAGCTAATTTTTCAAAGAGCAGGAATTTTTGTATCCATTCATCATCAGATGCTGTATTTCTTAATTCTTCTATGTTTGACATAAGCGCTTTTAACATACCTATATATTCTCTTACATTGATAAATGATCTGTTTCTATGTTTACGAGATATTATATAGCCAAACTTCTCATACGAGTAATTTCGTTCTCTACTCAATATCTCGTTCTTTAATGAAAGAAACCTTCGCCATAAGTCATTAACCGTGAAAATTCTCAATACTCCTCTATCCTCAATTATTTTTCGACGCTCCATCAATACATTGATATACGGCCCCAAACTGGCCCCGCTTACGATTACAAACATCTTTTCTAGATCCTGATATGATAAGCCGTTGGAATAGTAAGCAAGAATAGATAATATTCGCTCCTCAATGTTTGTTGATTTAATTCTAATATCCTCCCCTGAAAGCTCAAGAAAACCCATACTTGATAATATTTGAGCTTTTTCAAGTAATCCTTGAGGAGAAGCAATATCTAATGGATTTAACGAAAATTCTTTCCCCCATATTCTGAAATTTCTATCAAAATATATTAAACGTTCATAGCGTTGCTTATAAGTCCCTTCGGTAATTAAGAAGGTTCTAAAGGCTCTTGACAATTCTTTGATTGACATTCCGCCCAAATTTAGAGGAGTTAATGTATAGCCTTCCTTTTCTCCTTGTGTAATCCAATCTTGTAATACATCCTTGAATCTTATCTCTTCTATAATTTGGGAAGCTCGGTTTTTCCAACGAGATTCAATAATTTCGTAACCTCTTTCTTCTGCAAGGACCCTAGCAATGATTGGATAGATGTGTTTCGTTTCCAAGGTAAAGTACAAATGTCTAGCTATCTTGTTTCTAATAAGGTCGCTGGTTTCGAAGGCAGTTTTAACTTCTTCTGGAATATAGTTCCATGCAAAAACCATTATTAACGGGACAGAAAATTGCCTAAGCATATCCATTCTTTCTCTAATTTCTTCATGATGTGTGTTCCAAGTAAGCTGGGGGAAGATGTGTGTCCTGAATTTATAACTTTGAGGGCCGAATTTAATTTCAATAGTATAAACCTCTAAGGAAAAAGGTCCACTACTCTCTATTTCCCTTTCTATAACAATATCTTTATTGCCGTCTTTCAGTAAATAATACACTCCTTTGCAGAATTCCCTCTCATACTCTGTCGTCCTACGACGTACCTCCATACTGAGATTAAATCGGTCGCTGACATTTTTTATAAAATCTAATAAAAACATTGATGGCAGAGTATAGAACATGCTAAGGATAACTGGTGTTAGCATATAGCATTCTTCTTCTGAGAGAATGTGCGCCCTATTACGAAGATTTGTCTCAATCTCTGTTACAATTTCATCTTCACTTAGAGTTTCTTCCATAGAAGATAAAAAGAACTCAATATATTGTTGAAATAACTCGGGATTGAATGTTCTTATATATCTTAGATCGTCAAATGGAATATACAGTTCAGGTTCAAGCTTATAAGTAGTTTCGTTCACAGTATAATAAGTTAATGCATTCATAATTCTAAGAAGAGCACCTTCTGCTTCTTCTTCAAGAAGCTTAGCTTTTCTAAAACGCAAAAATACCGCATTTACTTTTCTCACTTTACTAAGCGCTGCTGCTACAATACTGATGTAAGTACGTAGTGTCCGGTTATCACTAATACCTGTTCTTGACAAAAGATAGTTGACTGAAAGTGGGACAGGTGATGCTATTAATAATTCTAATAAACTAACAGCACGCCCAGCGTCAAGACCTTGATTGCGAGCTTGCCTTTCTACTTCTGAAAAGACCTTCCTTATTGTTTCTCTTTCCAGTATTTCGACCTCCCCACCATAAATTGTTATTTTTTGGCCCATTAAGTAGGTTATAAAATCATGAGCTGTGATAACTTTTATTCTCTCACCATTTATTGCCGACGATAAGAGTATTCTGATAAGCTCAACCATTCCTCTAGGATTACCATGTGTTATTAGGTATATCGCATTAATTATACCAAGATCTGTAAATGGAAGAGATGGTAGTTTATTATTCCAACAATATTTAAGGCAACCAAGTATAAAGTGATAAGCATCTCTTCGTGAAACCTTTTCCAATTCGATAACTCTAACTCTCTGTCCAAGAAGCCTACCGATATTTGAGGCGGAAAGCATTCTTCTTACTAAGAGTTCGTAAGCTGGCGGAGTAATAGCAACAATTAAATGAACTCTACCGGCATATTCTCCTTTTTTACATAAAATATCGGGCTCACCATTAATCATATTGACTATACCATTTATGATGATTTCCTGAATTTGTTTACCGTACTCTCTTTCTTGACCAATGTCAACAACATCTTCAAATTCGTCCAAAAATATAAACAATCTTGAATTCGACGGCAATCTACTAAATATCATATTAAGACTTTCTCTGATGAATGTAAGCGTATCCTGTTTTTCACTCTTACTTGGTAAATACAAACCACGTAATCTATGATCAATACTTACTGTTGAGCTGTTAACTACGTCTCTAATACCATAAATTAATGTGGCGAAAAAGCGTATTCCAATCGACTTATAATCGCAAAACTTTTTGTAATCTTCTCTTATAATTGTTATTAGTCTTCCCGCATCAATCCTTACAACAAGATCAGATCCTATAACGTCAGATACATGTAAATATCCCTCATAGATGCTACTCTTTCCCTCTCCCCACTCAGCTTTGATGAAAAGCACATTTACTTCGTCATCATTTCTAGCAGTCTCTAAGAAAGATCTTAATGCATCATATGTATTTTTTCTTGGAAGTATTGCATGTCTTTCGAGCTCTATCACATCTCTTCCAACTAATGATGGTAATCTTTCGTATCTTGGTATGTAGAGTTCGTTACAGCCCCCCTCATAACTGGACATTTATTGCTAACATATACACAATTCTACTATGATTTAAATTTTTAAATGTTTCTAGAGCAGAAGGTTAAAAGTCCTTTTTGATTCAGTCCACGAACAATTACCTTACTTCTCATACCTTGATTCCGAATTTCTTATCAGGAGCCGCCAAGAATTTTTGACACATTAATTTTCCCCATAGTATGCTCTATGGTCCTTTTTGGTATGTCTACGACTAGAGGAAATCCAAGCCTATTCATTTGTCCAACAACTATTGCTCTCCCTGTGGCTAAATTTACTAATTTATCTTCTATCACCTTCGGCAAACCTCCAGCAATTCGCTTTACAAATTGAGTATCTGCGGCAGAAATCCTATGTATAATATAGGTGTTCACCATTGAGAGTATTACAGGATCAACAAATGAAGGTCTTTGAGAGACTAAACACAAACTCAAACCAAATTTTCTCCCTTGGGTTGCTATTTGAGCTAGGTTATCTCTGGCAAGACTATACCCTATCGGATATTCTCCTAAATTTGGACAATAATTCTGCGCCTCTTCTATTATGAGCAGCAATATTCTATCTTTCCCTTCGATTTTGTAATTAGTGAATTTTTTAAGTAGGAGTTTTGTAATATATGAGACAACAAGCTGTTTTAACTGAAGTGGTACACCTGGTGCTCCATCTGTTGAAAAATCAATGATCGCTAATGTAGGATTATCCCTCTCCGTTATTTTGTCTATAAAATCGGTGTTAATTGTAGCTCTTTGAGAATAAGTTATTAACCCATGTTCTTCAACCACGTCCCTTCTAAATTTTTCGATTGCTCTAATTATTGCTTTATAAGTCTGATCATGTATCAGACCTTCTTCCTTAATTCTTGACAATTCAGCTTCTAACTTGTTAAAATCCTCGTCTTCCAAGAAGGCAGATGTCATATGAATACCTTTATCCTCTTTAAGGTTCTTAAGAGCTGTTTCCAATCCAGCAACCTGTAATTCATTAAGAACACCTCCTGTATAATATGTGATAACTAATTCGGCTACCTCTCTTGGTTCAAATGCTTGATCCAAATCAAGTAATATTTGTTTTATTCCTCTTTCCCCAATAAATAAAGCAGTTGATTTTTTAAAAACAAAGCGTAGTATCTCTTTCCAGCATCCTATTTTACGGCCTTGAGCATATCTTTTATGAAAATCGAGGTAATCCCCATTTGCATCAATAATGAGCACTGAAAGTGAAGCTTTTGATCCATTAGGTAGCGGTATTTCACTTAATTTCTCTAGGAGATATCCTACTGTATATGATTTCCCACTTCCAGTAACGCCTAAAACAGCCATATGCATTGGTAAAGCATTCAGATCCAGTAGAACAGGTATGTCTTTATATCCTACTAATGTACCAAATTCGATAAGTATTGCTTCTCTTTCGCTAAAGGCGATAAGATTTCTTAGCTCGTTGGGATCCTGAAGTCTATATACTTGATCCCCAGGTGATGGAGGTACCGTTACTTCACTAAGCTGCCCTGGCCTCATCTCACCTAATAGTTCAAGCTCAATAACCGTGTACCTTCTTGATATTTCTGAAGGTATTGGAGCAGCTTTTCTTCTAGCCTCAGACCAAGCGTCTCCCACCTGATAAAACTCTGAATAAGGTATGATTTTATCAACTCTAGCTAACACTCTTTTGTTTGTGTTAGAATAATAAATGACATAAAGTTCGCCCTCATTTATTTTATCTTCAAACTCTTCATAAAGTTGACACGTTGCTCTCGTTGTGGTCCCTCCAGAAAGGATTACCCCGATGGGCTTCGCATATGACATATCCTCAGAAGGAGGAATACTTGCTGGAAATTAAATTTTTAGCCTCCTTAAGGTTTTTACAGTAATCGCGTTAACTTCTTAATTAAATAGTTCTGTGCAAGCGGATGTGATATCCCGTAAAAATCCCAAGCAGCACGGCCCCTCCTTTTAATTAAATTCTTAACAAATTCTTTTTCAGGTAACATTACTAATGATACCCCTGCCTTTTTTGATGCTTCTTCTAGAATTAACCTATGAGTATTGTTTAAAGTAACTTTTAAGGAGGATGAATAAGTTCTGACAAAGCCCACTAACCTTATGTTATTCAAATACCGTTTTGACTTTAATCTTTTAAAAAATCCAGCGACCACATC
This genomic interval from Candidatus Methanomethylicota archaeon contains the following:
- a CDS encoding ATP-binding protein — its product is MSYAKPIGVILSGGTTTRATCQLYEEFEDKINEGELYVIYYSNTNKRVLARVDKIIPYSEFYQVGDAWSEARRKAAPIPSEISRRYTVIELELLGEMRPGQLSEVTVPPSPGDQVYRLQDPNELRNLIAFSEREAILIEFGTLVGYKDIPVLLDLNALPMHMAVLGVTGSGKSYTVGYLLEKLSEIPLPNGSKASLSVLIIDANGDYLDFHKRYAQGRKIGCWKEILRFVFKKSTALFIGERGIKQILLDLDQAFEPREVAELVITYYTGGVLNELQVAGLETALKNLKEDKGIHMTSAFLEDEDFNKLEAELSRIKEEGLIHDQTYKAIIRAIEKFRRDVVEEHGLITYSQRATINTDFIDKITERDNPTLAIIDFSTDGAPGVPLQLKQLVVSYITKLLLKKFTNYKIEGKDRILLLIIEEAQNYCPNLGEYPIGYSLARDNLAQIATQGRKFGLSLCLVSQRPSFVDPVILSMVNTYIIHRISAADTQFVKRIAGGLPKVIEDKLVNLATGRAIVVGQMNRLGFPLVVDIPKRTIEHTMGKINVSKILGGS